From a region of the Panicum virgatum strain AP13 chromosome 2K, P.virgatum_v5, whole genome shotgun sequence genome:
- the LOC120679212 gene encoding transcription factor TB1-like — translation MLPYPNPHHFGLSQEPPHPNPTGFPMLPPAAYPDQHYADHHFFPGHSQFNNSETLEAVLRPPRAAPESGGPVVTAAPPPQGGRNGAAAAGQGHARARKRPFRTDRHSKIRTAQGVRDRRMRLSLDVARDFFALQDRLGFDKASKTVDWLLTQSKPAIDRLTEPSHHQRCVAGGGDAAMSSPTSGAPTNGSGNRRGGVVEKAGARNGGSAFMEHGCELDRLVPAAPVLGEYYYAGGLSEMMSNNGGEGDDEGEYEEDGDDFLDGMQY, via the coding sequence ATGTTACCTTACCCTAACCCTCACCATTTCGGTCTCTCCCAAGAACCGCCACACCCAAACCCTACCGGCTTCCCCATGCTGCCGCCCGCCGCGTATCCGGATCAGCACTACGCCGACCATCACTTCTTCCCCGGCCACAGCCAGTTCAACAACTCCGAGACGCTCGAGGCGGTCCtgaggccgccgcgcgccgctccaGAGAGCGGCGGGCCCGTcgtgacggcggcgccgccgccgcagggtgGAAGAAacggggcggccgccgccggccaaggCCACGCCAGGGCGCGGAAGCGGCCGTTCCGGACGGACAGGCACAGCAAGATCCGGACGGCGCAGGGCGTGCGCGACCGCCGGATGCGGCTGTCCCTCGACGTCGCGCGCGACTTCTTCGCGCTGCAGGACCGGCTCGGCTTCGACAAGGCCAGCAAGACGGTGGATTGGCTGCTCACCCAGTCCAAGCCGGCCATCGACCGCCTCACCGAGCCCTCTCATCATCAGCgatgcgtcgccggcggcggtgacgcGGCCATGTCATCCCCGACGTCGGGGGCGCCTACCAACGGATCAGGTAATAGGAGGGGAGGGGTTGTGGAGAAGGCGGGGGCCAGAAATGGCGGATCGGCGTTCATGGAGCACGGCTGCGAGCTGGACCGCCTCGTGCCCGCTGCGCCGGTGCTTGGGGAGTACTACTACGCCGGCGGCCTCAGCGAAATGATGAGCAACAACGGGGGAGAAGGCGACGATGAAGGTGAGTACGAGGAAGACGGTGATGATTTCCTGGACGGTATGCAGTATTAG